DNA from Daucus carota subsp. sativus chromosome 1, DH1 v3.0, whole genome shotgun sequence:
aaaaataataaaatcagacAAAAGTGAGCTCTGCATTGCGCCGAAATAAGTTTATAATTCCAAGCTGCAACTTGAAACGTGCAAGCGCATCTCAGGATTCGTCTATAAAAGAAACCACATTCCTCGAGTTTGGACACAACTTTCAGCAGCAAACAAGCGAGTTCACTAACCTCTCGCATCAAACCTTAAGTAAGTACTGCTCATTTTCGTGTTTATATACCATTTCATCTGCCCGCTATGCATGAacgcaaaaagaaaagaaagtcaaagaatttttttgtgtttttttttgtttttcttatgtTCAGTTGCACCCTGTGCATGCATTTTATTCTTAATTAATGTCTGCTAATTTACCTTAATTAATTGATTGCAGATAGCAAAAGATGACTGTTATGGAGGTTCAAGTTATGTCTAAGAAGATGGTGAAGCCATCAGTTCCCACTCCTGATCACCTCAAGACATGCAAACTGACCTCCTTTGATCAGATCGCTCCTCCTGATCAAGTCCCCATCATCTACTTCTACAACAACAGCCATCTCGACAACATTCGCGAGCAATTGGTGAAATCATTGTCAAAAACGTTAACTAAGTTTTATCCATGGGCAGGAAGATTCGTGCTAGACGGTTTCTATGTTGATTGCAATGACGAAGGTGCCTTGTATGTGGAAGCCGAAGTTAATATTCCGCTGAACGAATTTATCGGAcaggcaaaaaaaaatatacagctCATAAATGATCTTGTTCCGAAAAGTAACTTTGTCAATATTCATGCATATGATAATCCCATTTTGGGGATCCAAGTGAGTTTTTTCGAGTGTGGTGGACTTGCTATATGCATGTATCTTTCGCATATTGTGGCTGATGGATTTTCAGCAGCAGCGTTTACGAAAGAATGGTCTAGTACATCAAGTGGCCTAATCAATGGTGATCAGGATGCTTCTTCCTCTCCGATGAGCTTCAATTTGGCGTTACTCGTCCCAACTAGAGATCTATCCACGGTGGTCAAGCCAGCTGTGCTACCAATGTCGAAGCAAAAGGAACTGAAGATTGTGACGAGGAGGTTTCTATTTGATGAAACCGCTATATCGACCTTCAAAGACCATGTCATTAAATCCGAAAGTATTAATCAGC
Protein-coding regions in this window:
- the LOC108194985 gene encoding acetyl-CoA-benzylalcohol acetyltransferase — protein: MTVMEVQVMSKKMVKPSVPTPDHLKTCKLTSFDQIAPPDQVPIIYFYNNSHLDNIREQLVKSLSKTLTKFYPWAGRFVLDGFYVDCNDEGALYVEAEVNIPLNEFIGQAKKNIQLINDLVPKSNFVNIHAYDNPILGIQVSFFECGGLAICMYLSHIVADGFSAAAFTKEWSSTSSGLINGDQDASSSPMSFNLALLVPTRDLSTVVKPAVLPMSKQKELKIVTRRFLFDETAISTFKDHVIKSESINQPTRVQAVTSVLWKALIRQSKLPNSTLYFHLNFRGKASIAMPPLDNPFAVCGNYYTQVPTRFKGTNETKHELELHELVKLLRGKLRNTLKNCSEISTADGLFLEAAKNFNIIQEDMESDETDVRIFTTLCRMPLYETEFGWGKPEWVTIPEMHLEIVFLLDTKCGTGIEALVSMDEADMVQFELDPTISAFAS